The following are encoded together in the Methanosarcina flavescens genome:
- a CDS encoding tetratricopeptide repeat protein, producing the protein MICRKQPLNSPEWDPPAPSTVYIKIKNIPYETFKTRLNEGLVTTELDQIRYRLERRIYCCGICSKHVNGYCVITNRKVKPEWICKAFMPKEEFIYLDARPDSEESPDFRYLSEIRLWKNHPEDEIPGENCQERAESLYEEGVVLYRQGRLRLALEAFDTTLSENPRHFPALFHKGNTLLKLKRYEEALETFERASLINQNHPGLWTNKGFVSLKLERFRQAFEAFEKSIFLNPVQKNAWKGKDAVLARMRQCEEELREFEKALEKNPEDAGIWFEKGKLHLKLGELEKSGEAF; encoded by the coding sequence ATGATTTGCAGAAAACAACCCTTAAATTCTCCAGAATGGGACCCCCCTGCCCCTTCAACAGTCTATATCAAAATAAAAAATATTCCATACGAAACATTCAAAACGCGGCTGAATGAGGGGCTGGTTACCACTGAGCTTGACCAGATCAGGTACCGGCTGGAAAGGCGGATTTACTGCTGTGGGATCTGTTCCAAGCATGTTAACGGATACTGTGTTATTACAAACAGGAAAGTTAAGCCCGAATGGATTTGCAAGGCTTTTATGCCGAAAGAGGAATTTATATACCTTGATGCTAGACCTGACTCTGAAGAATCCCCGGATTTCAGGTATCTCTCGGAAATCAGGCTTTGGAAAAATCACCCTGAAGATGAAATTCCGGGAGAAAACTGCCAGGAACGCGCAGAGAGTCTCTATGAGGAAGGAGTGGTTCTTTACAGGCAGGGCAGGCTCAGGCTCGCACTTGAGGCTTTCGATACGACTCTTTCCGAAAATCCCAGGCATTTTCCAGCCCTTTTTCATAAAGGAAATACCCTATTGAAACTCAAACGCTATGAAGAGGCTCTTGAAACATTTGAGAGAGCTTCACTGATAAATCAGAATCATCCGGGTCTCTGGACCAATAAAGGATTTGTATCCTTGAAGCTCGAACGTTTCAGGCAGGCATTTGAAGCTTTCGAGAAATCTATCTTCCTGAACCCGGTACAGAAAAACGCCTGGAAAGGAAAAGACGCCGTGCTTGCCCGGATGCGCCAGTGCGAAGAAGAGTTGAGGGAATTTGAAAAAGCTCTGGAAAAGAATCCTGAGGATGCAGGCATCTGGTTCGAGAAAGGCAAACTGCATTTAAAGCTCGGAGAGCTTGAGAAATCCGGGGAGGCTTTTTAG
- a CDS encoding tetratricopeptide repeat protein encodes MHAFEKATRQKPDFPDAWYEKGRVFLKLDNPKGAENAFKIAAALWESKGAKAKAETALVKAKSLALGKGEFSRN; translated from the coding sequence CTGCACGCATTTGAAAAAGCAACCCGACAAAAACCGGATTTTCCAGATGCCTGGTATGAAAAAGGAAGGGTTTTTCTTAAGCTTGACAATCCGAAGGGTGCGGAAAACGCTTTTAAGATCGCAGCTGCTCTGTGGGAGAGCAAGGGAGCCAAAGCAAAGGCTGAAACAGCCCTCGTGAAGGCTAAAAGCCTGGCTTTGGGGAAAGGTGAATTTTCCAGGAATTGA
- a CDS encoding CPBP family glutamic-type intramembrane protease yields the protein MIAALIFPVVTAFVLIIGVTAKWIDLSTFDLRTLTIVFSSTLLFNFIKNIFDGAPLHSYLTSQLLKLNLNDWKIYLIVGGTWGIWHLPYYLVFLPETDLQTVLPGSRATITVFMIITMVCWAVMFIELYRVTKSIWSGVVLHMVEDSLINPLIISGFINVVAGKEILISPIIGIVTTILYLLIGLGIRTYRLQSNKTLLVDGESVNKKSVNG from the coding sequence TTGATTGCTGCTTTGATTTTTCCTGTTGTAACAGCATTTGTTCTGATAATCGGAGTTACAGCAAAGTGGATTGACTTATCAACCTTCGACCTCAGGACTCTAACCATAGTTTTTTCCAGTACCCTATTATTTAATTTTATTAAAAATATTTTTGACGGTGCCCCTTTACATAGTTATCTAACTTCTCAACTATTAAAATTAAATCTTAATGATTGGAAAATATATCTCATTGTTGGCGGTACTTGGGGAATCTGGCATCTTCCATACTATCTTGTCTTTTTACCTGAAACCGATCTCCAGACAGTATTACCGGGCAGCCGAGCTACAATTACCGTTTTCATGATTATAACAATGGTATGCTGGGCAGTGATGTTTATTGAGCTTTACAGGGTAACAAAATCGATCTGGTCGGGCGTTGTGTTACATATGGTAGAGGATTCGCTAATAAATCCTTTAATTATATCAGGTTTTATTAATGTTGTAGCAGGAAAAGAGATTCTTATTTCCCCAATCATTGGAATTGTCACTACAATTCTTTATTTGTTAATCGGACTTGGGATAAGAACTTATAGATTACAGTCAAACAAAACGCTTCTAGTTGACGGAGAATCAGTGAATAAAAAATCAGTTAATGGGTAA